The Acidobacteriota bacterium genome contains the following window.
GCGTTCAGGGATCGGAGATCCCGGTTCTGATCAATGCGTTCGGCACTCTGGAGCGGATGTGCCTGGCCCTGGGCGCGCCCGACCTCGACGCCGTGGCGGCGCGCGTTCAGGATTTGCTCGAGTTCAGGAGCCCGGCGTCGCTGGCGGACAAGATCCGGATGCTGCCGAAGCTCGCGGATCTAGCCAATTTTTTCCCGAAGACTGTTCGCAGCGGGCCCTGTCAGGAAGTGGTCCTCACCGAAGGGTTCTCCCTGGCGGACCTGCCCGTACTGCAGTGCTGGCCCGACGACGGCGGCCGCTTCATCACCCTCCCGCTGGTGTTCTCGCGGGATCCGGTCACCAGCAAACGCAACTGCGGCATGTACCGGATGCAGCTGCACGACGCCACGACCACCGGCATGCACTGGCAGATTCACAAGGGAGGCGCTCACCACTACCACAGGTGTCTCCGCGACGGCCGCCGCCTGGAGGTTGCCGTGGCGATCGGGGCCGATCCAGTGGTCACCTTCGCCGCCACCCTGCCCCTGCCCGAGGATTTCGACGAGATGCTTTTCGCCGGATTTCTGCGCGGCGGTCCCGTGGAGATGGTCCCCTGCCGGACGGTTGATCTGGAAGTGCCGGCCTCGGCGGAGATCGTGCTCGAGGGTTACGTGCAGCCCGGCGAACTGCAGCGGGAGGGTCCGTTCGGCGACCACACCGGCTTTTACTCGCTGGCGGACGACTATCCGGTGTTCCACGTCCAGTGCGTCACCCGGAAGCGCCAGCCGGTCTATCACACGACCATCGTCGGGCGCCCGCCCATGGAGGACTGCTGGATGGGTAAGGCCATCGAGCGGATCCTTCTGCCGGTGATCCGAAAACAATTTCCCGAAATCGTGGACATTCACCTGCCGTTTGAAGGCGTGTTCCACAATTTGATCATTGTGGCCATCCGCAAAGCGTATCCGGGACACGCGCGCAAGGTGATGCACGGCATTTGGGGACTTGGACAGGCGATGTTCTCCAAATGCATCCTGGTGGTGGACGATACGGTCAACATCCAGGATCTGAGCGAGACTGCTTGGGCGGCGCTGAACCACATTGATCCGCAACGGGACACGGAGTTCGTGCTGGGTCCCGTGGACAGCCTGGACCACGCGTCCCGCCTGCCCGACTTCGGATCAAAGATGGGCGTTGACGCGACTCGCAAATGGCCCGGCGAAGGTTTTACCCGGGCCTGGCCAGAGCCCGTCCGTATGAACCCGGAGATCCGGGCCCTCGTCGACGGCAAGTGGGAACGCTATTGGCGCTGACCCGCCGATGCGCCCGCAGGCGGACCATCCCTGCATGATGCCTTGGAGGCGAACCATGATCCGCAGCATTCTGATCGCCGTTGTCCTGCTGGCCGTGATGCCGGCGGTACTCGTAGCCCAGGGGGCCGTCGACGGGAGTCCGCCG
Protein-coding sequences here:
- a CDS encoding menaquinone biosynthesis decarboxylase, producing the protein MAYRDLHEFITALEQAGQLRRVRESVSPVLEITEIADRVVKAGGPALLFESVQGSEIPVLINAFGTLERMCLALGAPDLDAVAARVQDLLEFRSPASLADKIRMLPKLADLANFFPKTVRSGPCQEVVLTEGFSLADLPVLQCWPDDGGRFITLPLVFSRDPVTSKRNCGMYRMQLHDATTTGMHWQIHKGGAHHYHRCLRDGRRLEVAVAIGADPVVTFAATLPLPEDFDEMLFAGFLRGGPVEMVPCRTVDLEVPASAEIVLEGYVQPGELQREGPFGDHTGFYSLADDYPVFHVQCVTRKRQPVYHTTIVGRPPMEDCWMGKAIERILLPVIRKQFPEIVDIHLPFEGVFHNLIIVAIRKAYPGHARKVMHGIWGLGQAMFSKCILVVDDTVNIQDLSETAWAALNHIDPQRDTEFVLGPVDSLDHASRLPDFGSKMGVDATRKWPGEGFTRAWPEPVRMNPEIRALVDGKWERYWR